A genomic region of Streptomyces sp. R33 contains the following coding sequences:
- a CDS encoding DUF4232 domain-containing protein, whose product MSNALPRAAALAAAALLTTTGALMGATQASALPTTPTCRVADLELAVGEPDATGESVNYPILFTNTTGKTCALRGYPGVSVTDARHRQIGTSAIRTGEPISTVFLGPDDTVTAIMRTNSPDVAPKCRPKSTYVKVYPPNSGVAEEIHYNLRVCGMFEISPVEASD is encoded by the coding sequence ATGAGCAACGCCCTGCCCCGGGCGGCGGCCCTTGCTGCCGCAGCCCTCCTGACCACCACCGGCGCCTTGATGGGCGCCACCCAGGCGTCGGCCCTGCCGACGACCCCGACCTGCCGTGTGGCCGACCTGGAACTGGCCGTCGGCGAGCCGGACGCCACCGGTGAGTCGGTCAACTACCCGATCCTGTTCACCAACACCACAGGCAAGACCTGCGCGTTGCGCGGATACCCGGGCGTCAGCGTCACGGATGCCCGGCACCGCCAGATCGGCACTTCCGCGATCCGCACCGGCGAGCCGATCAGTACGGTGTTCCTCGGCCCCGACGACACCGTGACCGCAATCATGCGCACCAACAGCCCGGACGTGGCGCCGAAGTGCCGGCCCAAGTCGACCTACGTCAAGGTCTACCCGCCCAACAGCGGCGTGGCCGAGGAGATCCACTACAACCTGAGGGTGTGCGGAATGTTCGAGATAAGCCCGGTGGAGGCTTCGGACTGA
- a CDS encoding TetR/AcrR family transcriptional regulator, with product MSRIELPVTGQAPPERADAARNRRKILDAAARLVAEQGPDAVTMNAVAHAAGMGVGTVYRRFGDVSSLLFALLDDDERRFQEAFMSGPAPLGPEAPPAVRLRAFLHTLAERLVEQRAVMAVAEAASPGARYASGAYLTMHTHVTMLLRQARPEADAPVLAHLLLAPFVPSLFEHLMARDVQVGQIKAGIDALLGAGREPGGSSH from the coding sequence ATGAGCCGCATCGAACTCCCGGTCACGGGACAGGCCCCGCCCGAGCGTGCGGACGCCGCCAGGAACAGGCGGAAGATCCTCGACGCGGCGGCGCGGCTGGTCGCCGAGCAGGGGCCGGACGCCGTGACCATGAACGCCGTCGCCCATGCCGCCGGCATGGGGGTCGGTACGGTCTACCGCCGCTTCGGCGACGTGAGCAGCCTGCTGTTCGCGCTTCTCGACGACGACGAGCGGCGCTTCCAGGAGGCCTTCATGAGCGGGCCGGCCCCGCTCGGCCCCGAAGCGCCGCCCGCGGTCCGGCTGCGTGCCTTCCTGCACACCCTGGCCGAACGGCTCGTCGAGCAGCGTGCCGTGATGGCCGTGGCCGAGGCCGCTTCGCCGGGCGCCCGGTACGCCAGCGGTGCGTACCTGACCATGCACACGCACGTCACGATGCTGCTGCGCCAGGCCCGCCCGGAGGCCGACGCACCGGTCCTGGCGCACCTGCTCCTGGCCCCGTTCGTGCCGAGCCTGTTCGAGCACCTCATGGCGCGGGACGTGCAGGTCGGGCAGATCAAGGCGGGCATCGACGCCTTGCTCGGTGCCGGGCGGGAACCCGGTGGATCAAGCCACTGA
- the wrbA gene encoding NAD(P)H:quinone oxidoreductase — translation MSAKVAVVYYSSTGNVHELAKAVAEGAEKAGAEVRLRRVPELAPDAAIDSNPAWRRHVEDTQDVEVATLDDLVWANAYAIGSPTRYGNIAGQLKQFLDTTGGLWQQGALADKPATGFTSAHNAHGGNESTLLALYNTFHHWGSVIVSPGFTHPVVFGAGGNPYGTSHPASSGAVSEETLTAARYQGERLATFATRLAATADLT, via the coding sequence ATGAGCGCCAAGGTCGCGGTCGTCTACTACTCCTCCACCGGAAACGTCCACGAGCTCGCCAAGGCCGTGGCCGAAGGCGCCGAGAAGGCGGGCGCCGAGGTGCGCCTGCGCCGGGTGCCCGAACTCGCCCCCGACGCGGCCATCGACTCGAACCCGGCATGGCGCCGGCACGTCGAGGACACCCAGGACGTCGAGGTCGCCACCCTCGACGACCTCGTCTGGGCCAACGCGTACGCGATCGGCTCGCCGACCCGGTACGGCAACATCGCGGGCCAGCTGAAGCAGTTCCTCGACACCACGGGCGGCCTCTGGCAGCAGGGCGCCCTCGCCGACAAGCCGGCCACCGGCTTCACCAGCGCGCACAACGCGCACGGCGGCAACGAGTCCACGCTGCTCGCCCTCTACAACACCTTCCACCACTGGGGCTCGGTCATCGTCTCGCCCGGTTTCACCCACCCGGTCGTCTTCGGCGCCGGCGGCAACCCGTACGGCACCTCGCACCCGGCCAGCAGCGGCGCCGTCAGCGAGGAGACCCTGACCGCGGCCCGCTACCAGGGCGAGCGCCTGGCCACCTTCGCCACCCGCCTGGCCGCCACGGCCGACCTCACCTGA
- a CDS encoding PKD domain-containing protein gives MAAGLGLIPGMASAAVGPSAPAAPVRAELGKTALKTYHSPADRSVRTALPTAGNKAAAAQAQSAAGNPQLDLDISGSTHTALGLEVKSTITSEDVPLDVTIDWGDGKTDKVTTKGSGERWDAHTYTEVGEYQVKVTVIDAANGVQSVNGFTHLTHGTEFNPYAPTRLLDTRNGTGTKAGKVAGRGTTRVKVTGIGGIPAGGSGSASGVEAVALNVTVTNTAEPGHITVWEGDGDDTGVPTTSNLNYAAGQSVSNLVIVPVGADGYVDLFNGGWAPADLVVDITGYFAHTPASGYTTMAPTRFVDTRDGLGTPQGRLAGRKSFGAQIGGVKGVPKGVTAVALNVTVTNPKDAGHLSLYPGGGTLPTASSLNFAAGETVANSVIVPVGPDGTVNVFNGSWSPADVVVDVVGYYSKDGKAAYSPTGNYRYLDTRVPGDWYPGGKFPARGYIAKGFAVIDDPAGDEAYVMNTTVTNTTDAGFLSVAPSPFPWLVNDQPGAPVPPRPVSSNLNWTAGKTVANLAQASDGEHGVIHFWNQGWKDADLIVDVYGVYQTR, from the coding sequence ATGGCGGCGGGTCTCGGACTCATCCCGGGCATGGCCTCGGCGGCGGTCGGCCCGTCCGCACCCGCCGCGCCCGTCCGGGCGGAGCTCGGGAAGACCGCACTGAAGACGTATCACAGCCCCGCCGACCGTTCCGTCCGCACGGCGCTGCCCACAGCCGGGAACAAGGCTGCCGCCGCGCAGGCGCAGTCCGCTGCCGGCAACCCGCAGCTGGACCTCGACATCAGCGGCTCCACCCACACCGCGCTCGGCCTCGAGGTCAAGTCCACGATCACGAGCGAGGACGTGCCGCTCGACGTGACCATCGACTGGGGCGACGGCAAGACGGACAAGGTGACCACCAAGGGCTCCGGCGAGAGGTGGGACGCGCACACGTACACCGAGGTCGGCGAGTACCAGGTGAAGGTGACGGTGATCGACGCCGCGAACGGGGTCCAGTCCGTCAACGGGTTCACGCACCTCACTCACGGAACCGAGTTCAACCCGTACGCCCCGACCCGGCTGCTGGACACCCGCAACGGCACCGGCACGAAGGCGGGCAAGGTCGCCGGTCGCGGCACGACCCGCGTGAAGGTGACCGGCATCGGCGGCATTCCCGCCGGCGGTTCCGGCTCGGCCTCCGGCGTGGAGGCGGTCGCCCTCAACGTCACGGTCACGAACACGGCGGAGCCGGGCCACATCACGGTGTGGGAGGGCGACGGCGACGACACCGGGGTCCCCACCACGTCGAACCTCAACTACGCGGCCGGCCAGTCCGTCTCGAACCTGGTCATCGTGCCGGTCGGCGCCGACGGCTACGTCGACCTCTTCAACGGCGGATGGGCCCCGGCGGACCTGGTCGTCGACATCACGGGCTACTTCGCCCACACCCCGGCCAGCGGCTACACCACGATGGCCCCGACGCGGTTCGTCGACACCCGCGACGGGCTCGGCACGCCCCAGGGCCGGCTCGCCGGCCGCAAGTCCTTCGGCGCGCAGATCGGCGGCGTGAAGGGGGTTCCCAAGGGGGTCACGGCGGTGGCGCTCAACGTGACGGTGACCAACCCCAAGGACGCCGGTCACCTGTCCCTGTACCCGGGCGGCGGCACGCTCCCGACCGCGTCCAGCCTGAACTTCGCGGCCGGTGAGACGGTGGCCAACTCGGTGATCGTGCCGGTCGGCCCGGACGGGACGGTCAACGTGTTCAACGGCTCGTGGTCCCCCGCCGACGTGGTGGTCGACGTCGTCGGCTACTACAGCAAGGACGGCAAGGCGGCCTACTCGCCGACGGGCAACTACCGGTACCTCGACACCCGTGTGCCCGGCGACTGGTACCCGGGCGGGAAGTTCCCGGCCCGCGGGTACATCGCGAAGGGGTTCGCGGTCATCGACGACCCGGCGGGCGACGAGGCCTACGTCATGAACACGACGGTCACCAACACGACGGACGCGGGGTTCCTCTCGGTGGCCCCGAGCCCGTTCCCGTGGCTGGTGAACGACCAGCCCGGTGCACCCGTACCGCCGCGTCCGGTGTCCTCCAACCTGAACTGGACCGCGGGCAAGACCGTCGCGAACCTGGCACAGGCGAGCGACGGCGAGCACGGTGTGATCCACTTCTGGAACCAGGGCTGGAAGGACGCCGACCTCATCGTCGACGTCTACGGCGTCTACCAGACCAGGTGA
- a CDS encoding S9 family peptidase has translation MTDPAVERDAAEAASAFAHPPVAPDATGSYGDHPDQLIDFYAPRGDTTTGAAPLVVVLHGGAWRAPYDRHHITPLADFLARRGFAVANVEYRRGSSLPRQNAGGHVAGRWPETFDDVAAAMDALPDLAAAHLPQADPRRTVITGHSAGGHLALWAAARHVLPPESPAAWRLSSPPLLRGVVALAPIADFVAAEELGVCGGASAQLLGGADQWAERLPFADPAALLPTGIATAVVHGREDIVVPSSVAESYVAAAAKAGETVGLTLLDGIGHFPLIDPAADACAVVAEEISQLAW, from the coding sequence ATGACGGACCCCGCAGTCGAACGGGACGCCGCCGAGGCCGCCTCGGCCTTCGCCCACCCGCCGGTCGCCCCCGACGCGACCGGGTCGTACGGGGACCACCCCGACCAGCTGATCGACTTCTACGCCCCGCGCGGCGACACCACGACGGGTGCGGCCCCGCTGGTCGTGGTCCTGCACGGCGGTGCGTGGCGGGCCCCGTACGACCGGCACCACATCACCCCGCTCGCGGACTTCCTGGCCCGCCGGGGTTTCGCCGTCGCCAACGTCGAGTACCGGCGCGGCAGTTCCCTGCCCCGCCAGAACGCCGGGGGCCACGTGGCCGGCCGCTGGCCGGAGACCTTCGACGACGTCGCCGCCGCGATGGACGCCCTCCCGGACCTGGCAGCGGCCCACCTCCCGCAGGCCGACCCGCGCCGTACGGTCATCACCGGTCACTCCGCGGGCGGCCACCTCGCACTGTGGGCCGCAGCCCGGCACGTCCTGCCGCCCGAGTCCCCGGCCGCCTGGAGGCTGTCTTCCCCGCCGCTGCTGCGCGGCGTGGTGGCGCTGGCCCCCATCGCGGACTTCGTGGCCGCGGAGGAGCTGGGTGTGTGCGGCGGCGCGTCCGCGCAGCTGCTGGGCGGCGCCGACCAGTGGGCGGAGCGCCTGCCGTTCGCGGACCCGGCGGCCCTGCTGCCGACCGGGATCGCGACGGCCGTCGTCCATGGCCGGGAGGACATCGTGGTCCCGTCGTCGGTGGCCGAGTCGTACGTGGCGGCCGCGGCCAAGGCCGGGGAGACCGTGGGCCTGACCCTGCTGGACGGCATCGGTCATTTCCCGCTGATCGACCCGGCCGCGGACGCCTGCGCCGTGGTGGCCGAGGAGATCTCGCAGCTCGCCTGGTAG
- the kynU gene encoding kynureninase, whose product MSDANFSADLAARAAELDTADELGKLRDRFSLPDGVVYLDGNSLGALPTGVAQRIAQVITHEWGTELIQSWSTGTWWTAPERIGDKLSPLIGAAPGQTVVGDSTSVNLFKALVGAARLARPGRTQLLVDASTFPTDGYIAESAARMTGLTVVPVDPSHAVGAMGEDTAVVLLNHVDYRTGRLHDLPALTAAARAAGAVTVWDLCHSAGALPVDLDEHAVDLAVGCTYKYLNGGPGSPAYLYIAARHQAAFDSPLPGWNGHAEPFAMTPDYAPAAGAIRGRVGTPDILSMLALEAALDAWDGVPIEAVRAKSLALTDFFLECVAAYVPAGKVESVTPAEHDRRGSQVSLRTENAREVMDDLISRGVIGDFRAPDVLRFGFTPLYVGFADAERAARTLGHIFG is encoded by the coding sequence ATGTCTGACGCGAACTTCTCGGCGGACCTGGCCGCCCGCGCCGCGGAACTGGACACCGCCGACGAGCTCGGCAAGCTCCGCGACCGCTTCTCGCTCCCCGACGGCGTCGTCTACCTGGACGGCAACTCCCTCGGCGCCCTCCCGACCGGCGTCGCGCAGCGCATCGCCCAGGTCATCACCCACGAGTGGGGTACGGAGCTCATCCAGTCCTGGAGCACCGGCACTTGGTGGACCGCCCCCGAGCGGATCGGCGACAAGCTGTCCCCGCTCATCGGCGCCGCCCCCGGGCAGACGGTCGTCGGCGACTCCACCAGCGTCAACCTGTTCAAGGCCCTGGTCGGCGCCGCCCGCCTGGCCCGCCCGGGCCGCACGCAGCTGCTGGTCGACGCGTCCACCTTCCCCACCGACGGCTACATCGCCGAGTCGGCCGCCCGCATGACCGGCCTCACCGTCGTCCCGGTCGACCCGTCCCACGCGGTCGGGGCGATGGGGGAGGACACCGCCGTCGTCCTCCTCAACCACGTCGACTACCGCACCGGCCGCCTCCACGACCTCCCGGCCCTGACCGCGGCGGCCCGCGCCGCCGGGGCCGTCACCGTCTGGGACCTGTGCCACTCGGCCGGCGCCCTCCCCGTCGACCTCGACGAGCACGCCGTCGACCTCGCGGTCGGCTGTACGTACAAGTACCTCAACGGCGGCCCCGGTTCCCCGGCGTACCTCTACATCGCCGCACGCCACCAGGCCGCGTTCGACTCCCCGCTGCCCGGCTGGAACGGCCACGCGGAACCCTTCGCTATGACCCCGGACTACGCCCCGGCGGCCGGTGCGATACGCGGCCGGGTCGGCACTCCGGACATCCTGTCCATGCTGGCCCTCGAAGCGGCGCTCGACGCCTGGGACGGGGTCCCGATCGAAGCCGTACGGGCCAAGTCCCTTGCCCTGACGGACTTCTTCCTGGAGTGCGTGGCGGCGTACGTCCCGGCCGGCAAGGTCGAATCGGTCACCCCGGCCGAGCACGACCGGCGCGGCAGCCAGGTCTCGCTGCGCACCGAGAACGCCCGTGAGGTCATGGACGACCTGATCTCCCGCGGTGTGATCGGGGACTTCCGTGCACCGGACGTCCTGCGCTTCGGTTTCACCCCGCTCTACGTCGGTTTCGCCGATGCGGAGCGTGCCGCCCGGACACTGGGTCACATTTTCGGGTGA
- a CDS encoding tryptophan 2,3-dioxygenase family protein, producing the protein MSNTLDASGAGSDTPNLDFAGTTPYEDYVQADVLTHLQHLRSDDPGEMVFLVTTQVMELWFTVIVHEWETAAKALREDRIPVAMDALKRSLRELEALNASWRPLAQLTPGQFNAYRAALGEGSGFQSAMYRRMEFLLGEKSASMLVPHRGAPRVHAELEKALQEPSLYDEVLRLLARRGLPVPAEVLDRDLSQRYEPSPEVEAVWTSLYADPDAQLDLHRLGEVLTDVAELVWRWRNDHLVATRRAMGAKTGTGGSAGVTWLEKRATKNVFPELWTARSHV; encoded by the coding sequence ATGTCGAACACCCTTGATGCCTCCGGAGCCGGTTCGGACACCCCGAACCTCGACTTCGCCGGCACGACCCCGTACGAGGACTACGTCCAGGCGGACGTCCTCACCCACCTCCAGCACCTGCGCTCGGACGACCCGGGCGAGATGGTCTTCCTGGTGACGACCCAGGTCATGGAGCTGTGGTTCACGGTCATCGTCCACGAATGGGAGACGGCCGCGAAGGCCCTCCGCGAGGACCGCATCCCCGTCGCGATGGATGCGCTGAAACGATCCCTCCGCGAGCTCGAGGCCCTCAACGCCTCCTGGCGCCCGCTCGCCCAGCTCACCCCGGGCCAGTTCAACGCCTACCGCGCCGCCCTCGGCGAGGGCTCCGGCTTCCAGTCGGCGATGTACCGCCGCATGGAATTCCTGCTCGGCGAGAAGTCGGCCTCCATGCTCGTCCCGCACCGCGGCGCCCCGCGCGTCCACGCGGAGCTGGAGAAGGCCCTCCAGGAGCCCAGCCTCTACGACGAGGTGCTGCGCCTGCTGGCCCGCCGCGGCCTGCCGGTCCCGGCCGAGGTCCTGGACCGCGACCTCTCCCAGCGGTACGAGCCCTCGCCCGAGGTCGAGGCCGTCTGGACCTCCCTGTACGCGGACCCCGACGCCCAGCTCGACCTCCACCGCCTCGGCGAGGTCCTCACGGACGTCGCGGAGCTCGTCTGGCGCTGGCGCAACGACCACCTGGTCGCCACCCGCCGCGCGATGGGCGCCAAGACCGGCACGGGCGGCTCGGCCGGCGTGACCTGGCTCGAGAAGCGCGCCACGAAGAACGTCTTCCCCGAGCTCTGGACGGCGCGAAGCCATGTCTGA
- a CDS encoding DUF3151 domain-containing protein, translating into MSIHQNLLGGPAPTHLPDEPGREALAAGTPAVEVAAAHPTSSLAWATLADEAFAAGRTVESYAYARTGYHRGLDALRRAGWKGHGPVPWEHEPNRGFLRALYALSRAAEAIGEKEEYERCSTFLRDSSETAADVLGA; encoded by the coding sequence ATGTCCATTCACCAGAACCTGCTCGGGGGCCCCGCCCCCACCCACCTCCCCGACGAGCCGGGCCGCGAGGCCCTCGCCGCGGGCACGCCCGCCGTCGAGGTGGCCGCCGCGCACCCGACCTCGTCCCTCGCCTGGGCGACCCTCGCCGACGAGGCGTTCGCCGCCGGCCGCACCGTCGAGTCGTACGCGTACGCCCGTACGGGCTACCACCGCGGCCTCGACGCCTTGCGCCGCGCGGGCTGGAAGGGCCACGGCCCGGTGCCGTGGGAGCACGAGCCGAACCGCGGCTTCCTGCGCGCCCTGTACGCCCTGTCCCGGGCAGCCGAAGCGATCGGCGAGAAGGAGGAGTACGAGCGCTGCTCGACCTTCCTGCGCGACTCGTCCGAGACGGCGGCGGACGTCCTCGGCGCCTGA
- a CDS encoding transposase has translation MNTTISSASSSTYQGVPAGRRKLADEAVEELCAAVFTSLRRKDQRERGRQYVRGLLGAEGRKSIRNIAQQLGAGAGATAAEQSLHHFIAASTWDWQPIRAALAQYLGQAAPLDVWVAQPMAIPKGGEHSVGAGHRFDPHRGQMFRGQQAFGMWFTSPGVVTPVGWRLFLGEEPEAAQTESYEGYEECAVTGVLDTLRESGLATRPVVLDIRDIATRATLNRFAEARVPVVGRISPEARLLVTDPRLPGFGAGTLAARDILQNVRGLRMPVQWAAPDAPGARRTSLVAAVRVMVPDPAPGRRREVLLFGEWESARRLPTQLWVTDMVRTDPGALVRMTKTAHRVSAAAGLSVQEIGLRDFSGRSLPGWHRHVTLASVAHAARCLEPVAPPVPARHSLVRRPRPQHPTLATR, from the coding sequence GTGAACACCACCATCAGCAGCGCGAGCAGCAGCACGTACCAGGGTGTCCCGGCGGGACGACGGAAGCTCGCGGACGAGGCCGTCGAGGAGCTGTGCGCGGCGGTGTTCACGTCCTTGCGGCGCAAGGACCAGCGGGAGCGGGGACGCCAGTACGTACGCGGGCTGCTCGGGGCGGAGGGCCGCAAGTCGATCCGCAACATCGCGCAGCAGCTGGGGGCGGGGGCCGGCGCCACGGCGGCGGAGCAGAGCCTGCACCACTTCATCGCGGCGTCGACCTGGGACTGGCAGCCGATCCGCGCGGCCCTGGCGCAGTACCTGGGGCAGGCCGCTCCGCTCGACGTGTGGGTCGCGCAGCCGATGGCGATCCCGAAGGGCGGGGAGCACTCGGTGGGGGCGGGGCACCGCTTCGACCCGCACCGGGGGCAGATGTTCCGCGGGCAGCAGGCGTTCGGGATGTGGTTCACCTCGCCGGGGGTGGTCACGCCCGTGGGTTGGCGGCTGTTCCTCGGCGAGGAGCCGGAGGCCGCGCAGACCGAGTCGTACGAGGGCTACGAGGAGTGCGCGGTGACGGGCGTGCTCGACACCCTGCGGGAGTCGGGCCTGGCGACGCGGCCGGTGGTGCTGGACATCCGGGACATCGCGACGCGGGCCACCCTGAACCGGTTCGCGGAGGCGCGGGTGCCGGTGGTGGGGCGGATCAGCCCCGAGGCGCGGCTGCTGGTGACGGACCCGCGGCTGCCGGGCTTCGGAGCGGGCACGCTCGCCGCGCGGGACATCCTGCAGAACGTCAGGGGGCTGCGGATGCCGGTGCAGTGGGCGGCTCCGGACGCACCGGGGGCGCGGCGGACCTCGCTGGTCGCGGCGGTCCGGGTGATGGTGCCGGATCCGGCTCCGGGGCGGCGGCGCGAGGTGCTGCTGTTCGGCGAGTGGGAGTCGGCCCGGCGGCTGCCGACGCAGCTGTGGGTCACGGACATGGTGCGCACGGATCCGGGGGCGCTGGTGCGGATGACGAAGACGGCGCACCGGGTGTCGGCGGCGGCCGGCCTCAGCGTGCAGGAGATCGGGCTCCGGGACTTCTCCGGCCGCTCCCTGCCGGGCTGGCACCGGCACGTGACCCTCGCCTCGGTGGCCCACGCGGCCCGCTGCCTGGAGCCGGTGGCTCCCCCGGTTCCCGCGCGGCACAGCCTGGTCCGCCGCCCGCGCCCCCAGCACCCGACCCTGGCCACCCGCTGA
- the fbaA gene encoding class II fructose-bisphosphate aldolase yields the protein MPIATPEVYNEMLDRAKAGKFAYPAINVTSTQTLHAALRGFAEAESDGIIQISTGGAEFLGGQYKKDMVTGAVALAEFAHIVAAKYDVTVALHTDHCPKDKLDGYVRPLLEVSAERVAKGLNPLFQSHMWDGSAETLADNLAIGQELLAKAAAAKIILEVEITPTGGEEDGVTHEINDELYTTVEDAIRTAEALGLGEKGRYLLAASFGNVHGVYKPGNVVLRPELLKDLQQGVGEKYGKTSPFDFVFHGGSGSSEQEIATALENGVVKMNLDTDTQYAFTRPVADHMFRNYDGVLKVDGEVGKKSTYDPRTWGKLAEASMAKRVTEACANLRSTGTKLK from the coding sequence ATGCCCATCGCAACCCCCGAGGTCTACAACGAGATGCTCGACCGGGCGAAGGCAGGCAAGTTTGCCTACCCGGCGATCAACGTGACCTCGACCCAGACCCTGCACGCTGCACTGCGCGGCTTCGCGGAGGCCGAGAGCGACGGCATCATCCAGATCTCCACCGGTGGTGCGGAGTTCCTGGGTGGCCAGTACAAGAAGGACATGGTCACGGGCGCGGTCGCCCTGGCCGAGTTCGCGCACATCGTGGCGGCGAAGTACGACGTCACCGTCGCGCTGCACACCGACCACTGCCCCAAGGACAAGCTGGACGGTTACGTCCGCCCGCTGCTCGAGGTCTCCGCCGAGCGCGTGGCCAAGGGCCTGAACCCGCTCTTCCAGTCGCACATGTGGGACGGCTCCGCCGAGACCCTGGCCGACAACCTGGCCATCGGCCAGGAGCTGCTCGCCAAGGCCGCCGCCGCGAAGATCATCCTCGAGGTCGAGATCACCCCGACCGGCGGCGAGGAGGACGGCGTCACCCACGAGATCAACGACGAGCTGTACACCACCGTCGAGGACGCGATCCGCACCGCCGAGGCCCTGGGCCTGGGCGAGAAGGGCCGCTACCTGCTGGCCGCCTCCTTCGGCAACGTGCACGGCGTCTACAAGCCGGGCAACGTCGTCCTGCGTCCCGAGCTGCTGAAGGACCTGCAGCAGGGTGTCGGCGAGAAGTACGGCAAGACCAGCCCGTTCGACTTCGTCTTCCACGGCGGCTCCGGCTCCTCCGAGCAGGAGATCGCCACCGCGCTGGAGAACGGCGTCGTGAAGATGAACCTCGACACCGACACCCAGTACGCCTTCACCCGCCCGGTCGCGGACCACATGTTCCGCAACTACGACGGTGTCCTGAAGGTCGACGGCGAGGTCGGCAAGAAGTCCACCTACGACCCGCGCACCTGGGGCAAGCTCGCCGAGGCGAGCATGGCCAAGCGCGTCACCGAGGCGTGCGCGAACCTGCGCTCGACGGGCACGAAGCTGAAGTAG
- the pyrE gene encoding orotate phosphoribosyltransferase yields the protein MSDVNEVMPSGTRDALLQQIKDKAVVHGKVTLSSGKEADYYIDLRRITLDGEAAPMVGQVMLDLTADLDFDCVGGLTLGADPVATSMLHASAARGGRLDAFVVRKAQKAHGMQRRIEGTDVKGKRCLVVEDTSTTGGSPLTAVEAVREAGGEVVAVATIVDRGAADAIAEAGLPYLTGYQLADLDLA from the coding sequence ATGAGTGACGTCAACGAAGTAATGCCGTCAGGCACACGCGATGCGCTTCTGCAGCAGATCAAGGACAAGGCCGTCGTGCACGGCAAGGTGACCCTCTCCTCCGGCAAGGAGGCCGACTACTACATCGACCTCCGCCGGATCACCCTGGACGGCGAGGCCGCCCCGATGGTCGGCCAGGTCATGCTCGACCTCACCGCCGACCTGGACTTCGACTGCGTCGGCGGTCTGACCCTGGGCGCCGACCCGGTGGCGACCTCGATGCTCCACGCGTCCGCCGCGCGCGGGGGACGCCTCGATGCCTTCGTCGTCCGCAAGGCGCAGAAGGCCCACGGCATGCAGCGCCGTATCGAGGGCACCGACGTGAAGGGCAAGCGCTGCCTGGTCGTCGAGGACACCTCGACCACCGGTGGGTCCCCGCTGACCGCCGTCGAGGCCGTCCGCGAGGCCGGCGGCGAGGTCGTCGCCGTCGCCACGATCGTGGACCGCGGAGCCGCGGACGCCATCGCCGAGGCGGGTCTGCCGTACCTCACCGGGTACCAGCTCGCCGACCTCGACCTGGCCTGA
- a CDS encoding aldose epimerase, with the protein MSTQLSAGGVEVTVDQENGCRISSLRIDGTELLRQGAHYGCFPMVPWCGRTANGRFQDGAVVHQLPLNHPPHALHGFARDAPWRAARVAATEAAFTYDLVEPWPYPGRVTQIVELGPDSLTLTLGVETYQDSFPAQAGWHPWFQRNLGAGGEDVRLDFAPAWQEERGPDHLPTGKRIDPLPGPWDDCFGMPEGVEVTLTWPGALELKISSRAEWVVVYDEQPEAVCVEPQSGPPNGLNTLPRLVSPVDPLEISTTWTWRRLS; encoded by the coding sequence ATGAGTACGCAACTGAGCGCAGGCGGCGTCGAGGTGACCGTCGACCAGGAGAACGGCTGCCGGATCAGCAGCCTGCGCATCGACGGCACGGAGCTGCTGCGCCAGGGTGCCCATTACGGATGCTTCCCGATGGTCCCGTGGTGCGGGCGCACCGCGAACGGACGGTTCCAGGACGGGGCCGTGGTCCACCAGCTGCCGCTCAACCATCCGCCGCACGCCCTCCACGGCTTCGCCCGCGACGCGCCCTGGCGCGCCGCCCGGGTGGCCGCCACCGAGGCGGCGTTCACGTACGACCTCGTCGAGCCCTGGCCGTACCCGGGCCGGGTCACGCAGATCGTCGAGCTGGGCCCCGACTCGCTGACCCTCACCCTGGGCGTGGAGACGTACCAGGACTCCTTCCCGGCCCAGGCGGGCTGGCACCCCTGGTTCCAGCGCAACCTCGGCGCCGGCGGCGAGGACGTACGCCTCGACTTCGCCCCCGCCTGGCAGGAGGAGCGCGGCCCCGACCACCTGCCCACCGGCAAGCGCATCGACCCCCTGCCCGGCCCCTGGGACGACTGCTTCGGCATGCCGGAAGGCGTCGAGGTCACCCTGACCTGGCCCGGCGCGCTCGAACTGAAGATCAGCAGCCGGGCGGAATGGGTGGTCGTGTACGACGAGCAGCCCGAGGCCGTCTGCGTGGAGCCGCAGTCCGGGCCGCCGAACGGGCTGAACACCCTGCCGCGCCTGGTCAGCCCCGTGGACCCGCTGGAGATCTCCACGACGTGGACCTGGCGGCGGCTGTCCTAG